In the Syngnathus scovelli strain Florida chromosome 16, RoL_Ssco_1.2, whole genome shotgun sequence genome, one interval contains:
- the ubn2b gene encoding ubinuclein-2b isoform X1, with the protein MAEPRKVPFVTLSSFNTATPSTPELSKKRRREDEAMTLGRDAGGSAVVSEGSGGLFGTSQGDAAEPEEAKPTVRLNLSLSEPSERGSAEFNYSELVFPTPSRPSQVQLAAASTTPKGLTPCLDPNDPLADDERERREVEELAKRFENKYGGVSKKKKKDRMQDLIDIGYGYDETDPFIDNSEAYDELVPASLTTKHGGFYINTGTLQFRAASDSEADDTENNHVKIKDGDERVIKKRRKKQDGAVLEEKKPRKNKVPKPGVSSLNRPEKKKRKKLMKDSLHLANMLRRFTREKEEMRKRNIAGASLPRPQAKTPGANTSVVNSQAKVAGGNDCNMADLTSDPAVISLLGSANNDVLHDMMGDLDFGMLDSPQSSSPTQGENGSFGVGQKAGAGRMLQASMMSPPSLPTGLPGPLLKRIEDLRAASRQFDEEGRKKFFTMDMNNILLDIDLQVQEQPADVRSAVYSHLEAFVPCNKEGLLKRLKKLSLNIQDGRLRTPLLKLKLAVCSVMPEQIARYNMDCIAKVAKQQSEEGEKNASEDEDEEKPGKRVMGPRKKFVWDDKLRSLLCNLVRVKLSCYELEGKTTSPEDYLKAFMETEVKPLWPKGWMQSRILFKESIVAHGHLTGYSAKKKMINTTKVKPKEAAWVQRTTPSAGVAPSPVGQVAKRPSQSPAEPICLDSLDDDLAVPSLDSISQALMILGNAAKGLAQGGSPPSPDRTKSVAAAAAPHVSALLQQHQQKKHSVSTSGASNPRYTFSSSSPSAPSSRPSSVTFSPVSSVRVDAMGNVKGPGQVHRHSVLNTQRPVGVAVPKVNAKPRPPPTASTLTPPGSKMGVSAPTSGLIKCSNNKGVSSSEPIIVTPPPSRQPMSHPSPAHMNPKSFLATRLPHSPQSKASPTTPSHMGIQTTQQSNFITPMHATLTKSSHSSITPVVKLTPRTVNSTATTSPRTHGSSVTTPSRSLSSVVPTHVMHTQSRTLNTVVTTSGSPAPSPISRSQVTPSMQQFSSKSPTGFRSPYSGAQAGTVKVGPGGYASPSNQKNPVSSSSSTANSSLTNSPSISKHSGTATPPTTLSANSGQRQRSTGVTMSQGVKPVTSVPLSTASPQLPQASSAGGSSLLGSTPSLPLGFGMLGGLVPVSLPFQFPPLLNLPQLGAAGSSIPPTSSAASSNASFSTLTQNLYKSLQSGSQVALPPHLQLAFSDVSQSQGGDNKRKTL; encoded by the exons ATGGCAGAACCGAGGAAAGTTCCCTTCGTCACCCTCTCGTCGTTCAACACAGCCACTCCGTCGACCCCGGAGTTGAGCAAGAAACGCCGTCGCGAAGATGAGGCCATGACTTTGGGGAGAGACGCTGGTGGAAGTGCGGTCGTGTCAGAAGGTAGCGGAGGTCTGTTTGGGACTTCGCAAGGTGATGCCGCCGAGCCCGAGGAGGCGAAACCCACCGTCCGGCTCAACCTCTCTCTCTCCGAGCCAAGTGAACGCGGTTCTGCCGAATTTAACTACAGTGAGCTGGTGTTCCCGACGCCTTCACGTCCTTCTCAG GTACAACTTGCAGCAGCTTCAACTACCCCTAAAGGACTCACACCCTGCCTGGACCCCAATGACCCACTTGCTGATGATGAGAGGGAGAGACGGGAGGTTGAAGAGTTGGCTAAgagatttgaaaacaaatat GGTGGTGTttccaagaagaagaaaaaagacagGATGCAGGATCTCATCGATATTGGTTACGGGTATGACGAGACTGACCCCTTCATTGACAATTCCGAAGCT TATGATGAGCTGGTTCCAGCCTCTCTGACAACCAAACACGGAGGCTTTTACATCAACACAGGAACTCTGCAATTCCGAGCCGCGTCTGACTCCGAAGCAGACGATACCGAAAATAATCACGTCAAG ATAAAAGATGGAGACGAGCGGGTGATTAAAAAGCGGAGGAAAAAGCAAGATGGTGCAGTTTTGGAGGAGAAGAAACCCAGGAAAAATAAAGTACCAAAGCCAGG AGTGTCATCCTTGAatcgtccagaaaagaagaagaggaagaagcttATGAAAGATTCCCTCCATCTGGCCAACATGTTGCGCCGCTTCACCAGGGAGAAGGAAGAGATGCGAAAGAGGAACATAGCCGGCGCCAGTTTGCCGCGACCCCAAGCCAAAACGCCCGGCGCTAACACTTCGGTCGTCAACAGCCAAGCCAAGGTCGCCGGCGGCAACGACTGCAACATGGCGGATTTGACATCCGACCCGGCCGTGATATCACTGCTGGGGTCGGCCAACAATGACGTGTTGCACGACATGATGGGCGATCTGGACTTTGGGATGCTGGACTCTCCGCAGTCCTCCAGTCCTACTCAGGGGGAGAATGGCTCCTTTGGCGTGGGCCAGAAGGCAGGGGCGGGCCGTATGTTGCAGGCTAGTATGATGAGTCCTCCATCACTGCCCACTGGTCTCCCAGGCCCTCTCTTGAAGCGCATCGAAGACCTCAGAGCG GCATCTCGTCAGTTTGACGAAGAGGGCCGCAAGAAGTTCTTCACCATGGACATGAATAATATCCTACTGGA TATTGATTTACAGGTTCAGGAGCAACCAGCAGATGTTCGTTCAGCTGTCTACTCTCACTTGGAGGCCTTTGTCCCTTGTAATAAAGAAGGTCTGCTCAAGCGCCTTAAGAAATTGAGCCTTAACATACAg GACGGCAGACTCCGCACACCACTACTCAAGCTGAAGCTGGCGGTGTGCAGCGTGATGCCAGAGCAAATCGCTCGATACAACATGGACTGTATTGCAAAAGTGGCAAA ACAACAGTCTGAGGAGGGAGAGAAAAATGCTTCcgaggatgaggatgaagagaagccaggCAAGAGGGTGATGGGGCCTCGGAAGAAGTTTGTCTGGGACGACAAACTCAG GTCGTTGCTATGCAACTTGGTACGAGTAAAGCTGAGCTGCTATGAGCTGGAGGGCAAGACCACGTCTCCTGAAGATTACCTCAAAGCCTTCATGGAGACAGAGGTGAAACCTCTTTGGCCTAAGGGTTGGATGCAGAGCAG gatCCTGTTCAAAGAGAGCATCGTGGCTCATGGCCACCTCACCGGCTACTC AGCAAAGAAAAAGATGATCAACACCACAAAAGTCAAGCCAAAG GAGGCGGCGTGGGTTCAGCGGACCACACCCTCAGCGGGTGTCGCTCCATCCCCTGTCGGCCAGGTTGCTAAGCGACCGTCTCAGTCCCCGGCTGAGCCCATATGCCTGGATTCCCTCGACGACGATCTGGCGGTTCCCTCCTTGGACTCCATCTCCCAAGCGCTTATGATCCTTGGCAATGCCGCCAAAGGCCTGGCGCAAGGGGGCAGCCCTCCCTCCCCGGATAGAACGAAgagcgtcgccgccgccgcagccccTCATGTCTCTGCGCTCCTCCAGCAGCATCAGCAGAAAAAGCACTCAGTCAGCACTTCCGGCGCCAGCAACCCCCGCTACACGTTCAGCTCTTCGTCTCCCTCCGCCCCTTCGTCCCGGCCGTCCTCGGTCACTTTCTCGCCCGTGTCGTCGGTCAGGGTGGACGCTATGGGCAATGTGAAGGGCCCGGGTCAGGTGCACAGACACTCGGTGTTGAACACTCAGAGACCCGTGGGTGTCGCCGTGCCTAAGGTCAACGCTAAACCCCGCCCCCCACCCACCGCGTCAACCCTCACGCCTCCGGGATCAAAGATGGGGGTCTCCGCACCCACTTCAGGCCTCATCAAATGCAGCAATAATAAAGGCGTCAGCAGTAGCGAGCCCATCATCGTTACGCCGCCTCCCTCTCGACAACCGATGAGCCATCCGTCGCCGGCGCACATGAACCCCAAAAGCTTCCTGGCGACACGGCTGCCGCACAGCCCCCAGAGCAAAGCATCTCCCACCACCCCATCCCACATGGGCATTCAAACGACGCAGCAGTCAAACTTCATCACCCCGATGCACGCCACTCTCACAAAATCCAGTCACAGCAGCATCACGCCAGTGGTCAAACTCACACCTCGCACCGTCAACTCGACCGCCACCACCTCCCCTCGCACCCACGGCTCGTCCGTCACCACCCCGTCTCGCAGCCTCAGCTCCGTCGTCCCCACCCACGTCATGCACACCCAGTCTCGCACCCTCAACACGGTCGTCACCACCTCAGGCTcgcccgccccctccccaaTTTCCAGGTCTCAGGTGACACCCTCCATGCAACAGTTCTCCTCCAAAAGTCCCACAGGGTTCCGCTCGCCGTACTCAGGTGCCCAGGCCGGAACAGTCAAGGTGGGCCCAGGTGGTTACGCTTCCCCGAGCAACCAGAAGAACCcagtcagcagcagcagcagcacagccaACAGTAGCCTTACCAACTCGCCATCCATAAGCAAACATTCAGGAACTGCCACCCCTCCCACGACGCTCTCCGCCAACTCAGGCCAGCGCCAAAGGTCCACAGGAGTGACGATGTCTCAGGGGGTCAAACCGGTGACGTCGGTCCCGTTGTCAACAGCTTCTCCTCAGTTGCCTCAG GCGTCATCAGCAGGGGGCAGCAGTCTGCTGGGCTCCACCCCGTCTCTCCCTCTGGGCTTCGGGATGCTGGGCGGTCTGGTTCCCGTCTCGCTTCCTTTCCAGTTCCCGCCGCTGCTCAACCTACCCCAGTTGGGCGCCGCCGGCTCCAGCATACCACCCACCAGCTCTGCGGCCAGTAGCAATGCTTCCTT
- the ubn2b gene encoding ubinuclein-2b isoform X2, whose protein sequence is MAEPRKVPFVTLSSFNTATPSTPELSKKRRREDEAMTLGRDAGGSAVVSEGSGGLFGTSQGDAAEPEEAKPTVRLNLSLSEPSERGSAEFNYSELVFPTPSRPSQVQLAAASTTPKGLTPCLDPNDPLADDERERREVEELAKRFENKYGGVSKKKKKDRMQDLIDIGYGYDETDPFIDNSEAYDELVPASLTTKHGGFYINTGTLQFRAASDSEADDTENNHVKIKDGDERVIKKRRKKQDGAVLEEKKPRKNKVPKPGVSSLNRPEKKKRKKLMKDSLHLANMLRRFTREKEEMRKRNIAGASLPRPQAKTPGANTSVVNSQAKVAGGNDCNMADLTSDPAVISLLGSANNDVLHDMMGDLDFGMLDSPQSSSPTQGENGSFGVGQKAGAGRMLQASMMSPPSLPTGLPGPLLKRIEDLRAASRQFDEEGRKKFFTMDMNNILLDIDLQVQEQPADVRSAVYSHLEAFVPCNKEGLLKRLKKLSLNIQDGRLRTPLLKLKLAVCSVMPEQIARYNMDCIAKVAKQQSEEGEKNASEDEDEEKPGKRVMGPRKKFVWDDKLRSLLCNLVRVKLSCYELEGKTTSPEDYLKAFMETEVKPLWPKGWMQSRILFKESIVAHGHLTGYSAKKKMINTTKVKPKEAAWVQRTTPSAGVAPSPVGQVAKRPSQSPAEPICLDSLDDDLAVPSLDSISQALMILGNAAKGLAQGGSPPSPDRTKSVAAAAAPHVSALLQQHQQKKHSVSTSGASNPRYTFSSSSPSAPSSRPSSVTFSPVSSVRVDAMGNVKGPGQVHRHSVLNTQRPVGVAVPKVNAKPRPPPTASTLTPPGSKMGVSAPTSGLIKCSNNKGVSSSEPIIVTPPPSRQPMSHPSPAHMNPKSFLATRLPHSPQSKASPTTPSHMGIQTTQQSNFITPMHATLTKSSHSSITPVVKLTPRTVNSTATTSPRTHGSSVTTPSRSLSSVVPTHVMHTQSRTLNTVVTTSGSPAPSPISRSQVTPSMQQFSSKSPTGFRSPYSGAQAGTVKVGPGGYASPSNQKNPVSSSSSTANSSLTNSPSISKHSGTATPPTTLSANSGQRQRSTGVTMSQGVKPVTSVPLSTASPQLPQASSAGGSSLLGSTPSLPLGFGMLGGLVPVSLPFQFPPLLNLPQLGAAGSSIPPTSSAASSNASFSTLTQNVSQSQGGDNKRKTL, encoded by the exons ATGGCAGAACCGAGGAAAGTTCCCTTCGTCACCCTCTCGTCGTTCAACACAGCCACTCCGTCGACCCCGGAGTTGAGCAAGAAACGCCGTCGCGAAGATGAGGCCATGACTTTGGGGAGAGACGCTGGTGGAAGTGCGGTCGTGTCAGAAGGTAGCGGAGGTCTGTTTGGGACTTCGCAAGGTGATGCCGCCGAGCCCGAGGAGGCGAAACCCACCGTCCGGCTCAACCTCTCTCTCTCCGAGCCAAGTGAACGCGGTTCTGCCGAATTTAACTACAGTGAGCTGGTGTTCCCGACGCCTTCACGTCCTTCTCAG GTACAACTTGCAGCAGCTTCAACTACCCCTAAAGGACTCACACCCTGCCTGGACCCCAATGACCCACTTGCTGATGATGAGAGGGAGAGACGGGAGGTTGAAGAGTTGGCTAAgagatttgaaaacaaatat GGTGGTGTttccaagaagaagaaaaaagacagGATGCAGGATCTCATCGATATTGGTTACGGGTATGACGAGACTGACCCCTTCATTGACAATTCCGAAGCT TATGATGAGCTGGTTCCAGCCTCTCTGACAACCAAACACGGAGGCTTTTACATCAACACAGGAACTCTGCAATTCCGAGCCGCGTCTGACTCCGAAGCAGACGATACCGAAAATAATCACGTCAAG ATAAAAGATGGAGACGAGCGGGTGATTAAAAAGCGGAGGAAAAAGCAAGATGGTGCAGTTTTGGAGGAGAAGAAACCCAGGAAAAATAAAGTACCAAAGCCAGG AGTGTCATCCTTGAatcgtccagaaaagaagaagaggaagaagcttATGAAAGATTCCCTCCATCTGGCCAACATGTTGCGCCGCTTCACCAGGGAGAAGGAAGAGATGCGAAAGAGGAACATAGCCGGCGCCAGTTTGCCGCGACCCCAAGCCAAAACGCCCGGCGCTAACACTTCGGTCGTCAACAGCCAAGCCAAGGTCGCCGGCGGCAACGACTGCAACATGGCGGATTTGACATCCGACCCGGCCGTGATATCACTGCTGGGGTCGGCCAACAATGACGTGTTGCACGACATGATGGGCGATCTGGACTTTGGGATGCTGGACTCTCCGCAGTCCTCCAGTCCTACTCAGGGGGAGAATGGCTCCTTTGGCGTGGGCCAGAAGGCAGGGGCGGGCCGTATGTTGCAGGCTAGTATGATGAGTCCTCCATCACTGCCCACTGGTCTCCCAGGCCCTCTCTTGAAGCGCATCGAAGACCTCAGAGCG GCATCTCGTCAGTTTGACGAAGAGGGCCGCAAGAAGTTCTTCACCATGGACATGAATAATATCCTACTGGA TATTGATTTACAGGTTCAGGAGCAACCAGCAGATGTTCGTTCAGCTGTCTACTCTCACTTGGAGGCCTTTGTCCCTTGTAATAAAGAAGGTCTGCTCAAGCGCCTTAAGAAATTGAGCCTTAACATACAg GACGGCAGACTCCGCACACCACTACTCAAGCTGAAGCTGGCGGTGTGCAGCGTGATGCCAGAGCAAATCGCTCGATACAACATGGACTGTATTGCAAAAGTGGCAAA ACAACAGTCTGAGGAGGGAGAGAAAAATGCTTCcgaggatgaggatgaagagaagccaggCAAGAGGGTGATGGGGCCTCGGAAGAAGTTTGTCTGGGACGACAAACTCAG GTCGTTGCTATGCAACTTGGTACGAGTAAAGCTGAGCTGCTATGAGCTGGAGGGCAAGACCACGTCTCCTGAAGATTACCTCAAAGCCTTCATGGAGACAGAGGTGAAACCTCTTTGGCCTAAGGGTTGGATGCAGAGCAG gatCCTGTTCAAAGAGAGCATCGTGGCTCATGGCCACCTCACCGGCTACTC AGCAAAGAAAAAGATGATCAACACCACAAAAGTCAAGCCAAAG GAGGCGGCGTGGGTTCAGCGGACCACACCCTCAGCGGGTGTCGCTCCATCCCCTGTCGGCCAGGTTGCTAAGCGACCGTCTCAGTCCCCGGCTGAGCCCATATGCCTGGATTCCCTCGACGACGATCTGGCGGTTCCCTCCTTGGACTCCATCTCCCAAGCGCTTATGATCCTTGGCAATGCCGCCAAAGGCCTGGCGCAAGGGGGCAGCCCTCCCTCCCCGGATAGAACGAAgagcgtcgccgccgccgcagccccTCATGTCTCTGCGCTCCTCCAGCAGCATCAGCAGAAAAAGCACTCAGTCAGCACTTCCGGCGCCAGCAACCCCCGCTACACGTTCAGCTCTTCGTCTCCCTCCGCCCCTTCGTCCCGGCCGTCCTCGGTCACTTTCTCGCCCGTGTCGTCGGTCAGGGTGGACGCTATGGGCAATGTGAAGGGCCCGGGTCAGGTGCACAGACACTCGGTGTTGAACACTCAGAGACCCGTGGGTGTCGCCGTGCCTAAGGTCAACGCTAAACCCCGCCCCCCACCCACCGCGTCAACCCTCACGCCTCCGGGATCAAAGATGGGGGTCTCCGCACCCACTTCAGGCCTCATCAAATGCAGCAATAATAAAGGCGTCAGCAGTAGCGAGCCCATCATCGTTACGCCGCCTCCCTCTCGACAACCGATGAGCCATCCGTCGCCGGCGCACATGAACCCCAAAAGCTTCCTGGCGACACGGCTGCCGCACAGCCCCCAGAGCAAAGCATCTCCCACCACCCCATCCCACATGGGCATTCAAACGACGCAGCAGTCAAACTTCATCACCCCGATGCACGCCACTCTCACAAAATCCAGTCACAGCAGCATCACGCCAGTGGTCAAACTCACACCTCGCACCGTCAACTCGACCGCCACCACCTCCCCTCGCACCCACGGCTCGTCCGTCACCACCCCGTCTCGCAGCCTCAGCTCCGTCGTCCCCACCCACGTCATGCACACCCAGTCTCGCACCCTCAACACGGTCGTCACCACCTCAGGCTcgcccgccccctccccaaTTTCCAGGTCTCAGGTGACACCCTCCATGCAACAGTTCTCCTCCAAAAGTCCCACAGGGTTCCGCTCGCCGTACTCAGGTGCCCAGGCCGGAACAGTCAAGGTGGGCCCAGGTGGTTACGCTTCCCCGAGCAACCAGAAGAACCcagtcagcagcagcagcagcacagccaACAGTAGCCTTACCAACTCGCCATCCATAAGCAAACATTCAGGAACTGCCACCCCTCCCACGACGCTCTCCGCCAACTCAGGCCAGCGCCAAAGGTCCACAGGAGTGACGATGTCTCAGGGGGTCAAACCGGTGACGTCGGTCCCGTTGTCAACAGCTTCTCCTCAGTTGCCTCAG GCGTCATCAGCAGGGGGCAGCAGTCTGCTGGGCTCCACCCCGTCTCTCCCTCTGGGCTTCGGGATGCTGGGCGGTCTGGTTCCCGTCTCGCTTCCTTTCCAGTTCCCGCCGCTGCTCAACCTACCCCAGTTGGGCGCCGCCGGCTCCAGCATACCACCCACCAGCTCTGCGGCCAGTAGCAATGCTTCCTT